The following are encoded together in the Paludisphaera mucosa genome:
- a CDS encoding PEP-CTERM sorting domain-containing protein (PEP-CTERM proteins occur, often in large numbers, in the proteomes of bacteria that also encode an exosortase, a predicted intramembrane cysteine proteinase. The presence of a PEP-CTERM domain at a protein's C-terminus predicts cleavage within the sorting domain, followed by covalent anchoring to some some component of the (usually Gram-negative) cell surface. Many PEP-CTERM proteins exhibit an unusual sequence composition that includes large numbers of potential glycosylation sites. Expression of one such protein has been shown restore the ability of a bacterium to form floc, a type of biofilm.): protein MPSRETLKFNLSNLARLARRGALAARGRGVGGLRREINWDGVPDAQADPDPFPGEFFAGRGAVFTTPGTGFLVSAGAGQGAPPLFGFPSDFQAFSAQRLFTAVNSNVTDVHFVVPGTDAVATTSAFGVVFVDVEVGGLTRMEFFDRSDNLIFARDALIGGDQGLSFVGGVADAGERIARVRITSGLDTIVANGQLGNPNDDVVVMDDFLYVEPAAVAVPEPSSLAPAGLGMVGVVVGLRRRDSALVLGIDHFFR from the coding sequence ATGCCATCCAGGGAGACTCTCAAGTTCAACCTCTCCAACCTCGCTCGATTGGCGCGGCGCGGCGCTCTCGCTGCTCGTGGTCGCGGCGTCGGCGGCCTCCGCCGCGAGATCAACTGGGACGGCGTCCCCGACGCCCAGGCCGACCCCGACCCGTTCCCCGGCGAGTTCTTCGCGGGACGCGGGGCCGTGTTCACCACCCCGGGCACGGGCTTCCTGGTCAGCGCCGGCGCCGGCCAGGGCGCGCCGCCGCTCTTCGGCTTCCCGAGCGACTTCCAGGCGTTCAGCGCCCAGCGCCTCTTCACGGCCGTGAACAGCAACGTCACCGACGTCCACTTCGTCGTGCCGGGGACGGACGCCGTCGCCACCACCAGCGCCTTCGGGGTCGTCTTCGTCGACGTCGAGGTGGGCGGGCTGACCAGGATGGAGTTCTTCGACCGGAGCGACAACCTGATCTTCGCCCGCGACGCCCTGATCGGCGGCGATCAGGGGCTGTCCTTCGTCGGCGGCGTGGCCGACGCGGGCGAGCGAATCGCCCGCGTGCGGATCACGTCGGGCCTCGACACGATCGTCGCCAACGGCCAGCTCGGGAACCCCAACGACGACGTCGTCGTCATGGACGACTTCCTCTACGTCGAGCCCGCCGCCGTCGCCGTCCCCGAGCCGTCGAGCCTCGCGCCGGCCGGGTTGGGGATGGTCGGGGTCGTCGTCGGCCTCCGCCGTCGCGACTCGGCCCTCGTTTTGGGGATCGATCACTTCTTCAGATGA
- a CDS encoding glucuronyl esterase domain-containing protein: MIDGFARVRWWMIRGFVAGGFIMATADGVDVDAQTNYDEAAVKPYTLPDPLRTAEGRGVTSPELWVKVRRPELLRLFETNVYGRTPTPPKPIAVAYEMVSEDREALGGKAVRREVSVRFGDGADAPRMEVLLYLPKDAAEGRRVPAFLGLNFEGNHAVSRDPGVRLSTAWMRADHGPGIVDHKATEAARGTVADRWCAERVVERGYALATVYYGDLDPDFDDGFHNGVHPLFYRPGQTKPAPDQWGAIGAWAWGLSRTLDYLGTVPEIDSAKVAVMGHSRLGKAALWAGAQDTRFALVVSNNSGEGGASLSRRNFGEDVAHLNKSFPHWFCDNYKPYSGREDKLPVDQHELIALIAPRPVLISSAEDDKWADPRGEFLAGQAADPVYRLLGTDGLLLHGWPSPAEDSLSKGTIGYRYRPGKHDVLPSDWEAFLNFADAHLKK; the protein is encoded by the coding sequence ATGATCGACGGATTCGCACGCGTTCGATGGTGGATGATTCGCGGGTTCGTCGCGGGGGGCTTCATCATGGCGACGGCGGACGGCGTCGACGTCGACGCGCAGACGAACTACGACGAGGCGGCCGTCAAGCCCTACACGCTGCCCGACCCGCTGCGGACGGCCGAGGGCCGGGGCGTGACGTCGCCCGAGCTGTGGGTCAAGGTGCGACGCCCGGAACTGCTCCGGCTCTTCGAGACGAACGTCTACGGTCGGACGCCCACGCCCCCGAAGCCGATCGCCGTGGCCTATGAGATGGTCTCGGAAGACCGCGAGGCGCTCGGCGGCAAGGCGGTGCGGCGCGAGGTCTCGGTCAGGTTCGGCGACGGGGCCGACGCCCCGCGGATGGAAGTGCTCCTCTACCTGCCGAAGGATGCGGCGGAAGGCCGTCGCGTCCCGGCGTTCCTCGGGCTGAACTTCGAGGGCAACCACGCCGTCAGCCGCGACCCGGGCGTGCGGCTCTCCACGGCCTGGATGCGCGCCGATCACGGACCGGGGATCGTCGACCACAAGGCGACCGAGGCGGCCCGCGGGACGGTCGCCGACCGCTGGTGCGCCGAGCGGGTCGTCGAGCGTGGCTATGCGCTCGCCACGGTGTACTACGGCGACCTCGACCCCGACTTCGACGACGGCTTCCACAACGGCGTCCATCCCCTGTTCTACCGCCCCGGCCAGACCAAGCCCGCCCCCGACCAGTGGGGCGCGATCGGCGCGTGGGCCTGGGGCCTGAGCCGGACGCTCGACTACCTGGGGACCGTCCCGGAGATCGACTCCGCGAAGGTCGCCGTGATGGGCCACTCGCGGCTCGGCAAGGCCGCGCTCTGGGCCGGCGCGCAGGACACCCGCTTCGCCCTGGTCGTCTCGAACAACTCCGGCGAGGGCGGGGCGTCGCTCTCGCGGCGCAACTTCGGCGAGGACGTGGCGCACCTCAACAAGAGCTTCCCGCACTGGTTCTGCGACAACTACAAGCCGTATTCCGGCCGCGAGGACAAGCTCCCCGTCGACCAGCACGAGCTGATCGCCCTGATCGCCCCGCGTCCCGTGCTGATCAGCAGCGCCGAGGACGACAAGTGGGCCGACCCCCGCGGCGAGTTCCTCGCCGGCCAGGCCGCCGATCCCGTGTATCGCCTGCTCGGGACCGACGGGCTCCTGCTCCACGGATGGCCTTCGCCCGCCGAGGACTCGCTCAGCAAGGGGACGATCGGCTACCGCTACCGCCCCGGCAAGCACGACGTGCTGCCCAGCGACTGGGAGGCGTTCCTGAACTTCGCGGATGCTCATCTGAAGAAGTGA
- a CDS encoding efflux RND transporter permease subunit, whose protein sequence is MVCAMLPLFTMTGPEGQIFAPMADTYAFALAGAFFLAGTLSPVLCLLLFRRLKPSRENFLVRGIKAAYLWQLGFVLRHRGLALASFAALVVATAGWAVPRLGREFRPELDEGHMWIRSIFPINISLGEVSDKAKLARSIMRKYPEVELVAAQLGGPDGGTDPTSFYSAEFFVPLKPGEEWPAVKEQVGWRRWFSAKRPRTKPELVSERSAELSRTIIGVNWNFSQQIRDNVMEVLSGVQGENSVKIIGPDLDELEKTAARVEATLSEVRGLTDVGVYRIKGQSNLEFPIDREKCALWDVSVQAVEDVIQTAVAGKPFTQMIEGEKSFDVTLRWPERLRQSDTAILDIPVDVTGHKVSGGLASAAQGTTLTGPSRSVASIGTSGDMPAFAGSSLSAGVSDFGDAPWRRLGDLVTPTDSHGDPDPAASFIHPGASMIYREEGNRMIAVKFGVRGRDLAGAVAEAQARVGPLVEALYRVEWSGDFRQMEQAERRMGLVIAVAFALIVVLLYLAFGSLLDACVIFANVAAVSLGGVWALLLTGTHFNNLGRDRVHLRPRRGRHERPAAGLLVQRHASPGGPADPRRDAPALQ, encoded by the coding sequence ATGGTCTGCGCCATGCTGCCCCTCTTCACGATGACCGGGCCCGAGGGGCAGATCTTCGCCCCGATGGCCGACACCTACGCCTTCGCCCTGGCCGGGGCCTTCTTCCTGGCCGGCACGCTCTCGCCGGTGCTCTGCCTGCTGCTGTTCCGCCGCCTCAAGCCCTCGCGGGAGAACTTCCTCGTCCGCGGGATCAAGGCGGCCTACCTCTGGCAGCTCGGCTTCGTGCTGCGTCACCGGGGCCTGGCGCTCGCGTCCTTCGCCGCCCTGGTCGTCGCCACGGCGGGCTGGGCCGTGCCGCGGCTGGGGCGCGAGTTCAGGCCCGAGCTGGACGAGGGGCACATGTGGATCCGCAGCATCTTCCCGATCAACATCTCGCTGGGCGAGGTGTCCGACAAGGCGAAGCTGGCCCGGTCGATCATGCGGAAATATCCCGAGGTGGAACTGGTCGCCGCCCAGCTCGGCGGCCCCGACGGCGGGACCGACCCGACGAGCTTCTACAGCGCCGAGTTCTTCGTCCCGCTCAAGCCCGGGGAGGAGTGGCCCGCCGTCAAGGAGCAGGTCGGCTGGAGGCGGTGGTTCTCCGCGAAGCGCCCGCGGACCAAGCCGGAGCTGGTTTCCGAACGGAGCGCCGAGCTGTCGCGGACCATCATCGGGGTGAACTGGAACTTCTCGCAGCAGATCCGCGACAACGTCATGGAGGTCCTCTCCGGCGTGCAGGGGGAGAACTCGGTGAAGATCATCGGCCCCGACCTCGACGAGCTGGAGAAGACGGCCGCCCGCGTCGAGGCGACGCTCTCCGAGGTCCGCGGCCTCACCGACGTCGGAGTCTACCGGATCAAGGGCCAGTCGAACCTCGAATTCCCCATCGACCGCGAGAAGTGCGCCCTCTGGGACGTGAGCGTGCAGGCCGTCGAAGACGTCATCCAGACGGCCGTGGCCGGCAAGCCGTTCACCCAGATGATCGAGGGCGAGAAATCCTTCGACGTGACGCTCCGCTGGCCCGAGCGGCTCCGCCAGAGCGACACCGCGATCCTCGACATTCCGGTGGACGTCACCGGCCACAAGGTCAGCGGCGGGCTCGCGTCCGCGGCGCAGGGTACGACCTTGACCGGACCGAGCCGGAGCGTCGCCTCGATCGGAACGAGCGGCGACATGCCCGCATTCGCGGGGAGCTCGCTGAGCGCCGGGGTCAGCGACTTCGGCGACGCCCCCTGGAGGCGCCTGGGCGACCTCGTCACCCCGACCGACTCCCACGGGGACCCCGACCCCGCGGCGTCGTTCATCCACCCGGGGGCCTCGATGATCTACCGCGAGGAGGGCAACCGGATGATCGCCGTCAAGTTCGGCGTCCGGGGCCGCGACCTGGCCGGGGCGGTGGCCGAGGCCCAGGCCAGGGTCGGCCCGCTGGTCGAGGCGCTGTATCGCGTCGAGTGGAGCGGCGATTTCCGCCAGATGGAGCAGGCCGAGCGGCGGATGGGCCTCGTCATCGCCGTCGCCTTCGCCCTGATCGTGGTCCTGCTCTACCTCGCCTTCGGCTCGCTCCTGGACGCGTGCGTCATCTTCGCCAACGTCGCCGCGGTGTCGCTGGGGGGCGTCTGGGCGCTCCTCCTCACGGGCACGCACTTCAACAATCTCGGCCGCGATCGGGTTCATCTCCGTCCTCGGCGTGGCCGTCATGAACGGCCTGCTGCTGGTCTCCTCGTTCAACGCCATGCGAGCCCAGGGGGCCCGGCGGATCCGCGACGAGACGCTCCGGCGCTACAATGA
- a CDS encoding ParA family protein: MILPAGDGGRGRCDGSRSSSSKCGVGKSACAATIAVGMAKRGRRVLPIDADAEEHATRTVTRGHGGGDVGLGEVLLRHAAAIDAIRPTPADGLDVLSAGASLGGANIAPAQELGRATCRLTCSS; encoded by the coding sequence ATGATCCTTCCAGCCGGGGATGGGGGACGAGGCCGATGCGACGGATCGCGTTCGTCATCCTCTAAGTGCGGCGTCGGCAAGTCGGCCTGCGCGGCGACCATCGCCGTCGGTATGGCGAAGCGCGGCCGGCGCGTGCTGCCGATCGACGCCGACGCGGAGGAGCATGCGACCCGGACCGTGACGCGAGGGCATGGAGGCGGAGACGTCGGCCTGGGTGAGGTTCTCTTGCGCCACGCCGCCGCTATCGACGCGATCCGGCCGACGCCCGCCGATGGGCTCGACGTCCTCTCGGCCGGGGCCTCGCTCGGCGGGGCGAACATCGCCCCGGCCCAGGAGTTGGGCCGGGCCACCTGCCGGTTGACATGTTCGAGCTGA